The genomic window TCATAGTATATCCGCAGGAGACATGTTTAACTCATCTGAAAAAGGACTTCAGGTGAAATGTGGAGAAACCTGCAAAGTGGgactctttcttcttcttcttcttcttcttcttcaataccAGTGGAGTCCACAGGAACCATTCCATGTGTACAGAAGTGATGGGATGAACTACATTTCATATTTTCTGTTGTGTCATTGGTCAAGTCAGTATGCCGGCAGCAGTATCATACTgggtcattgataacgtcattttcttttatcactTTCACTTGGACCTGATGCATAACAAATGTATTGCTCTGTTCGTATTCTGAAAAATGTACTTCCATCTACCAACCATTCCTGATCCAGAACTCTTTCACTGGCCAGACACAACCTACCACATATTGGAATCGGGTCTCTTCAGAAATGATTTTGTTTCCTTCCCATGCCAGGTCATAAGAAACCTCCCTGTTAGATTTGAAAGTGCCTACAAGATGATGAATGGAAAGGGGGTAAAGGGTCGCACTTTTATCAGATGCCCTGGGGGTAAAGGCTAAGCGTGTTTGGTTAAACACCTTGGAAACCACCATGAAGCTTGACTCATTAGTGGCGACTGACATAGTATCATTCCATGCAATTATCACAAATAGCTAGATCAACTCCATTTATAGGAAAATCTGTCATTTTCTACAAGTATCGTGCTCTCGCTTTCGTCAAGGGAAAAGAAACAACTCAATAATCTAGAAACTGGAGTGAATTTGTGATCAGGATACCGATGCAAGCCTGCTGTATTGAACTTTTGTTCCTGCAGACTGTTGCTGAAAATGTGAAGAAATATTCGATTGAGGTTCCTTCTGGAGACAGGAGAAGTTGTTCTATTCCACAAGCACAAAACATAGGTAGGATTTTTGCAACCACATTGTTTATTTAAACAACTAAAATGCAGCTATGAAATATTGTTTTGCTACATTTTCACCCTTGATATTTAGTCCAAGATGGAATTTATTAGGTTGAAATGAAATCTTGCAGCAAACCTTGCTTTCATGTACATATCAAGTGGAGACTTGGCTAGTTTTAGGTGGTGTATTAGCAAACTTCCATGTGAGGTGGAAATCCTTATTTCTAAGGCCAACAACTTCTTTGACGGGAACAGCATCAGAGATTTCCTTCAAATCATCTTTTGTCAGCTTAACTTGCAATGATCCAATATTGTCATCTAGATTTTTGATCTTTGAGGTACCTAGGGAAATTTGAGGAAAAGATTAGCAATGCATAACCTGTGAAATTCGATACACTTACAAAAAATCTGTAGCTTAAATTGCAGAACtgaacaacataaataaaaaaacaaactggcTCACCAGGGATAGGTACAACATCATCCCCTTGATTGAGAACCCAAGCAAGGGCAAGCTGAGCGGGAGTACAGCCACGCTTTGCAGCCAGTTTTTCTATTCGAAAATAAAACACCTTGTTCTTCTCTATATTTTCATCCGTGAACCTTGGATGTGATTTCTAAAACAACAGCAAGTAGGCCACAAGTTACCAAAGCATTCTGAGTCAAATAAGCAACGAGAGCATGAATTGGATTACTGATGATGTTCAAGTTTCGGGAGTCGTTTGCTTTCTGCACAAATGGCAGCATTAAAAAACACCGAATTGCAGCAATTACAGACAATTTCTTTTTGTACGTGGGTGTGAAACTTCATACCAGCTTATCGTCTGCAGGCAGACTTTCCACAACTCCTCTGCCACCGAAAAATCCCCGACCAATAGGGCAATATGGAACTACTGCAATTCCAAGATCCCTGCACAATTCAAACAGCCAGATGCCGTCAGACATGGTAGCAAATTCGGCtagattaacaaaaataaaaaagacaacaaaaggAGAGAACAGAATTTAAATTTCACAATGCATTGATGGAATGATACTAGCTTGGTTCATGCAAACCTCAACAAGAActtgtttatattttagaaacatTAGTGGATTATAGATCATTAGATAATCAGCTTCTGCTGAAAATCCCAATGATATGTATACCTGCAAAGTGGGattatttcttcttcaatgTCACGAGACCAAAGTGACCATTCCATTTGTACTGCACTAATGGGATGAACTGCGTGCGCCCTCTTTATTGTATCGGGACTTGCTTCAGACAATCCAATATActtaatttttccttctttcactAACTTCTTAAGTTCTCCCATCTGCCAGCCAATGCAAATAGGAActggattaaaaataaatcagttATGCCATTAATCTGAACTGTTCCTtaacaaaggaaagaaaaagagcatACAGTTTCCTCTATTGGTATTGAAGTGTCAACTCGGTGTTGATAGTAAAGATCAATGTAATCCACACAAAGACGCTTTAGGCTGGCGTCACAACTTGCACGAACATATTCAGGACTGCCATTGATTGCAGTACCTTTAAAATCAGAACTTGTAACGAAACCAAATTTTGTAGCCAACTGGATCTTTTCTCTGGGCAAATGCTTCAATGCCTGTAACATGCAAGTTTTGGtgataaacaaagaaaatcaacacCTGACAGTATATCAGAAATCCCTCTTCAATTTGGGTTCATAAGAGGCTCCAATCCAAGACCTCTTACAAGGAAGGGTGACACACATGCCACTTGAAGCAAAAGCTTACTGGCTAAGCTTTCAATGAGCATATTTAACATGCTCTTCGTGTATTTAATTGCATTATTCAGCAACATATTTCTGTTTTGTGTTTCTATCATTGGATATGGTACTGTACTTTTTATTTACATACCTTGTATTGATTTTTGAACATGACAGTGAACATATATACCTTTCAATCCATAACCTTCTATAAAATGATACTAAAATTCTCTCCTACAAATGCAATATATTTACAGCCTTCAAGAACTAGAGCATGTATGAGAACCATTATCATGGAAAAAAGTCATCACCATCTAAAGAAATGCATCAACGCCAGGGCCCAGGGCAGtactatatataatatatatagtaacGAAGGGAGCAAGCTTCATCAATAACCATCAGCAGAAAGAGTCCAAAGGTTTTCAAATTTGATGAGGAGGCAGAATCCCAATGCTatcttagaaaaaaactaaagttatgGGCTCGCGCTGCTCCTCAGTCACAATGTTCTtttcggtaaaaaaaaacacaaccaacAACTTAAgcgtgttttaaaaaagtttttagaaaataagaCTTGTAATATAAAcccaaccaagaaaaaataatgaggagcctgtaaacaaaaataaaaatcaggaGCATGTCAAATATACAAGCCAGATCATAAAACTGgaataagcaaataaaataaagttaaagt from Populus trichocarpa isolate Nisqually-1 chromosome 5, P.trichocarpa_v4.1, whole genome shotgun sequence includes these protein-coding regions:
- the LOC18098959 gene encoding probable aldo-keto reductase 1 isoform X1, translated to MAEEQRVTIPRVKLGSQGLEVSKLGFGCTGLSGIYKAPPPEEVSISIIKYAFNKGITFFDTSDAYGPHTNEILIGKALKHLPREKIQLATKFGFVTSSDFKGTAINGSPEYVRASCDASLKRLCVDYIDLYYQHRVDTSIPIEETMGELKKLVKEGKIKYIGLSEASPDTIKRAHAVHPISAVQMEWSLWSRDIEEEIIPLCRDLGIAVVPYCPIGRGFFGGRGVVESLPADDKLKSHPRFTDENIEKNKVFYFRIEKLAAKRGCTPAQLALAWVLNQGDDVVPIPGTSKIKNLDDNIGSLQVKLTKDDLKEISDAVPVKEVVGLRNKDFHLTWKFANTPPKTSQVST
- the LOC18098959 gene encoding probable aldo-keto reductase 1 isoform X2 yields the protein MAEEQRVTIPRVKLGSQGLEVSKLGFGCTGLSGIYKAPPPEEVSISIIKYAFNKGITFFDTSDAYGPHTNEILIGKALKHLPREKIQLATKFGFVTSSDFKGTAINGSPEYVRASCDASLKRLCVDYIDLYYQHRVDTSIPIEETMGELKKLVKEGKIKYIGLSEASPDTIKRAHAVHPISAVQMEWSLWSRDIEEEIIPLCRDLGIAVVPYCPIGRGFFGGRGVVESLPADDKLKANDSRNLNIISNPIHALVAYLTQNALVTCGLLAVVLEITSKVHG